Within Bdellovibrio bacteriovorus HD100, the genomic segment CTGACCTTTTTGACCTTCGGATCGTATTCAAAGGACATCTTCATGTTCGGTGCGGCTTTCACCTTCACCAGGCCATCAGGATAGTATTCGTAGGAAATACGGTCGGCGTTACGACGGATGGAAACCGGCTTGCCGAAGACCTCATGGTAAGTGATGTCGGTGACGTTGCCGTTCACAGTCGTCATCACACGCTGCAGATAGTATTGACCGTCTGCGCGCTGTTGATGCCAGAATTCGTATTTATTGTCCGCCATCACTTCCTTGCCGCAGGTCTTTTTCACTGTGGACCAGTAGTGATTCTTTGGATCAGTCGGGGAATCTTCGTATTTGTAGGTCTCGATACATTTATCGCGGTCGGCAAACGCCAGAACCCAGTCTTTTTGTTTGTCGTACTTCAAAGCGACAAATGTTTTATCCGGCCAGGTCGCCTTGGTCAGATTGTGAAGCTCATCGTATTCGTAAGTGTACGTTTTCAACCAGGCATTCTTTACGGAAGCCAGGTCATCCAGATTGGCGAACTTGTATTCCGCCATCAGACCGTTGGGGCCAGTGATGGTTTTAACTTTTTTGTTCTGGAAGTATTTGAAAGTCAGACGACGACCGTTGTTGTCCTGGAGCGAGGAGATCACGTCCTTGTCATAGTCGAATTTCAGGAAGTTGTTGTTCTTGTCATAGATATGAGTCAGTTTTCCCTGTGGGCTGAAGCGCTGGGAGCTGCCGTCAGGAAGATTTCTTGTGTAATACGTTTTGTTGAACGTGAAGTGCTCAACTTCGCGGCCGTTGGCGTAGAACTTGGTGCCTTCTTTAACCGGAACGGTGATTCCATACTGGCGGGCATAGTCCGCACGCAGACTGTCGTCTTCTAGCAATTGTGTTTTCAGCGTGTTGATTGCCGCCTCAGTCAGGCCGACTTTCTTTTCCGCTTTCATTTTGTTCACGATCTGCGCGATAGAGCTGTCGACATCCTTGCGGGTGATTTCGCGGGGAGAGAAGGTCACCTCAAGACCGCCACCGCATTCTTTCACCTTGATATTGCCTTCCGCAGTGACTTCCATCGCGGTTTCAAAATCAGAGCACCAGCCGAAGCCGAACATGCCGTTGAAAAGAGAACGGCTGTTATAGGTGCGCACAATTTTCAGATCATACCCGCTGCCCGGAACATCCATATCAATCCAGGTGTTGGAGTAGTTGGCATTTTTCATATCCACAAGCGCGAACGCCTGGGCAGAAAAAAGAAAGGCGAACGCCAAGAGTGCTTTCTTCATTATCGATACCTCTTCCTTGAAACTGACAAACTACACTTTGATGGTAACAAGCTTTTTAATAAGCACGCCACCGATTATTTGCAGACCCAGCATCGCTGCCAGTAACACTAGACCTAGGGTTGTGTTAAACATTGGTTTGATGAATGCCGGATCGATCACCAGGAACACCGCCATCAGGATAAATGGAATCAGTGTGACGATTATCCCTTGCATCATCCCCTGAGCTGTCAGGGCTTGAATTTTTTTCTCTACTTTTTGTCTTTCACGCACGACCAGTACGATGGTCTGGAAAGTCTCTGCCAGATTACCACCGGTCTCTTTTAAGATGTTGATGGAGGTCACAAACATCTGCACATCCGGGCGCGGAATGCGGTTGCCCAGATCGTTCAGCGCGCTTTCAAAGCTGTCACCCACTTGCATCTGATACAAAACTTGCGCAAATTCCTGACTCATGGGATTTCCCATGATCTCCACAACACGTTTCATGGATTCCTGCGGATTGGATCCGGCCTTGATACCGTTGGCCATGATGGTCAGACCATCCACCATCTGATCCACGAATTTGGTGCAGCGCTGTTCATAGATCATGCGCACCAAAAGCAAAGGCAGCTGCCAGCCCGCGACAGTGATGGAAGCGCCAAAGAACGCACCCATCAAAACACTGGGCCAGAAGATCAGGAACACCAAAGCACCCAAACCGAAACTCATCAAGAGGATGATCAGGGTGACTTTCTTTTCGTCCACATCCATTCCCATCACACGAAGAATCTTGATCACCTCGTCGCGCTGGCCAAGGCTGCGCTTGTGCAGCCACGCAATCGCCTTGTCAGCCCAAAGGATGACGATGACGAAAACACAGATGCCAAACAGAGGGATCATAACCCATTCGTTAAACAGGAAACTCATGGCTTACCCCGACTTTTTCACTGGAGCCACGCCTGGCATTTTCGGCGCCATCGCAGCTGGGATTGGTGGTTTTGCAGCAGCGGCCGCCGCCGGTGTGCCTGCATTCGGGTCATTGGCAAAGATCTCACGCGGAATCACAACACCCTTGTCGCTCAACTTTTGGATAAAGCTTGGGATGGTACCTGTGGCCTGGAAGACGCCCTGGATTTTTCTGTTCTTATCGTACCCGGTTTCTTTGAATCTGAAGATCTCAGCCAAAGTCACCACGTCCCCTTGCATGCCCGCGACTTCGGTGATGCTCAGGATCTTACGGCTACCGTCAGACAGACGGGAAATCTGCACAATCAGATTCACCGCGCCGGCGATCTGTTCACGGATCGCACGCATTGGCAGGTCCATACCGGACATCATACAAAGTGTTTCCAGACGGGCCACACACTCACGCGGAGAGTTGGCGTGAGTCGTGGTCATGGAACCATCGTGACCCGTGTTCATGGCCT encodes:
- a CDS encoding type II secretion system F family protein; amino-acid sequence: MSFLFNEWVMIPLFGICVFVIVILWADKAIAWLHKRSLGQRDEVIKILRVMGMDVDEKKVTLIILLMSFGLGALVFLIFWPSVLMGAFFGASITVAGWQLPLLLVRMIYEQRCTKFVDQMVDGLTIMANGIKAGSNPQESMKRVVEIMGNPMSQEFAQVLYQMQVGDSFESALNDLGNRIPRPDVQMFVTSINILKETGGNLAETFQTIVLVVRERQKVEKKIQALTAQGMMQGIIVTLIPFILMAVFLVIDPAFIKPMFNTTLGLVLLAAMLGLQIIGGVLIKKLVTIKV
- a CDS encoding DUF6531 domain-containing protein, translated to MKKALLAFAFLFSAQAFALVDMKNANYSNTWIDMDVPGSGYDLKIVRTYNSRSLFNGMFGFGWCSDFETAMEVTAEGNIKVKECGGGLEVTFSPREITRKDVDSSIAQIVNKMKAEKKVGLTEAAINTLKTQLLEDDSLRADYARQYGITVPVKEGTKFYANGREVEHFTFNKTYYTRNLPDGSSQRFSPQGKLTHIYDKNNNFLKFDYDKDVISSLQDNNGRRLTFKYFQNKKVKTITGPNGLMAEYKFANLDDLASVKNAWLKTYTYEYDELHNLTKATWPDKTFVALKYDKQKDWVLAFADRDKCIETYKYEDSPTDPKNHYWSTVKKTCGKEVMADNKYEFWHQQRADGQYYLQRVMTTVNGNVTDITYHEVFGKPVSIRRNADRISYEYYPDGLVKVKAAPNMKMSFEYDPKVKKVSSVNSIYFNEKGAKVATKAAQFKYDGKGNLSFAQNSDGQKINMTYDNRGRIATITDQAKKVVKIEYEERYGKPSVVTRPGLGTIVVSYKPNGEINKVDSKEGPSVAMQVASTFNNLLDIIAPATAELYL